In a single window of the Raphanus sativus cultivar WK10039 chromosome 9, ASM80110v3, whole genome shotgun sequence genome:
- the LOC130499543 gene encoding uncharacterized protein LOC130499543, producing the protein MIHGMEADRLGLVAHPKRSLAGKFFTSLVPPSLDRTEISLRQQWRLSGSLKVLPLEKDNIILFEFEKKRDKKEVVKGGPWNVDGTILVLKECSQDISMVDMDFSVSCFNVKVIGLPRFNYTEDDVEKIVKNLSDKPWISYKYKEFTRCFCVKVEIDLKKPLPPGFYINGDGPRSPFVQFKYKNLGEFCEHCGMISHRICGEAAKMRPLTRKFKTRVYGPWLRYDHEVLACNGLPVKLHYSQPKPFVDMGLTYEDTVTYAQFMVVVQVDTLYKSEHEWGGKKLVRSLLVSGDNDCFRFSCFPTQVIKDVLAFEIDRISPLAKLKSEDKTSIVLGLVAGLMKQRKTWSKKRWIPYKVRVEKTVMVPPVDMEVMLEEAKDKKLHDTIFTNIVKMVGFPLGKSDDLLMKTIRDAIREVGQTQFPDSYVESWLRCVKRPGYYSILILKEDCHKRVKVLGPDMDLFDTCCICQDDFFLGDCATITSCSHVFHSSCIKGWINKSTKCPLCCVQLEVYTRMI; encoded by the coding sequence atgatccACGGAATGGAGGCAGACAGGTTAGGTCTTGTGGCACATCCAAAACGTTCCTTGGCTGGAAAATTCTTCACAAGTCTCGTACCACCGTCCCTTGACAGAACAGAAATCTCACTGCGGCAGCAATGGAGACTTTCAGGCAGCTTGAAGGTTCTCCCATTGGAGAAAGacaatattatcttatttgagttcgagaagaagagagacaagAAAGAGGTTGTAAAGGGTGGACCTTGGAACGTTGATGGCACCATATTAGTCCTCAAGGAATGCTCACAAGACATATCCATGGTCGATATGGATTTCTCTGTTTCTTGCTTCAATGTCAAGGTAATAGGCCTACCCAGATTTAACTACACTGAAGATGATGTTGAGAAGATTGTGAAAAATCTTAGTGATAAGCCATggatttcatataaatataagGAGTTTACAAGATGCTTTTGTGTTAAAGTTGAGATAGATTTGAAAAAACCTCTGCCTCCTGGGTTTTACATTAATGGTGACGGTCCTAGGTCACCTTTCGTTCAGTTCAAGTACAAGAACCTTGGTGAGTTCTGCGAACATTGTGGTATGATTAGCCATAGGATATGTGGAGAAGCCGCAAAGATGAGACCTTTGACCCGCAAGTTTAAAACGCGTGTGTATGGACCATGGCTTAGATACGACCATGAAGTATTGGCTTGTAATGGTTTACCCGTGAAGTTGCACTATTCTCAGCCTAAACCGTTTGTTGACATGGGTTTAACGTACGAGGATACAGTTACTTACGCGCAGTTCATGGTTGTGGTTCAAGTTGATACTCTTTACAAGAGCGAGCATGAGTGGGGAGGCAAGAAACTGGTTCGTTCCTTGTTAGTAAGTGGGGACAATGATTGCTTTCGGTTTTCTTGTTTTCCGACACAAGTCATTAAGGATGTTTTAGCGTTTGAAATCGATAGGATCTCACCTCTGGCGAAGTTGAAGTCAGAGGACAAGACCAGCATCGTCCTTGGCCTTGTGGCTGGCTTAATGAAGCAGAGGAAGACTTGGTCGAAGAAGAGATGGATTCCTTACAAAGTTCGTGTCGAGAAAACAGTAATGGTGCCACCAGTGGATATGGAGGTTATGCTTGAAGAAGCCAAAGATAAAAAACTACATGACACCATTTTTACTAATATTGTTAAAATGGTAGGCTTCCCTTTAGGTAAGTCAGACGATTTACTGATGAAGACTATTCGAGATGCGATCCGTGAGGTCGGTCAGACTCAGTTCCCAGATTCTTATGTTGAGTCGTGGCTGAGATGTGTGAAAAGGCCGGGGTACTAttccatattaattttgaaagaagaCTGTCACAAGCGTGTCAAGGTGCTTGGCCCTGATATGGATTTGTTTGACACATGTTGTATATGTCAAGACGATTTCTTTCTTGGAGACTGCGCAACAATTACTTCTTGTTCTCATGTTTTCCACTCAAGCTGCATTAAAGGATGGATCAATAAATCCACCAAGTGTCCACTCTGTTGTGTCCAGCTTGAAGTATATACTCGTATGATTTAA
- the LOC108823730 gene encoding uncharacterized protein LOC108823730 isoform X2 gives MLVQRRVMSWRRVWKSFQAVLAHALLFSFTLLLALKLDHLLSHSWWFVFTPLWLFHAVIARGRFSLPAPSMPHDRHWAPFHSVMATPLLVAFEILLCVHLEDQYVVDLKIVFLPLLAFEVAILVDNVRMCRTLMPGDEETMSDEAIWETLPHFWVSISMVFFIAATTFTLLKLCGDVAALGWWDLFINFGIAECFAFLVCTKWSNQSIHRYTHVPEPSSSSMAVRYLDWNRGLVVTADEENQQSNRICGLQDIGGHVMKIPFVTFQIILFMRLEGTPPSAKNIPVLVLFVPLFLLQGAGVVFATYRLVEKSVLLVTSGGGGSYGRYFTATSSAREFLGFFQHGARLLGWWSIDEGSREEQARLYSGEATGYNTFSPEVVKKMPKSDLVEEIWRLQAALSEQTDITTYSQQEYEKLQNEKILCRVCFEDPINVVLLPCRHHVLCSTCCEKCKKCPICRVLIEERMPVYDV, from the exons atgtTGGTGCAGAGGAGAGTAATGAGCTGGAGAAGAGTTTGGAAGTCGTTTCAAGCGGTTCTTGCTCatgctcttctcttctccttcaccCTTCTTCTCGCTCTCAAGCTTGATCATCTCCTTTCTCACTCTTGGTG gtttgtATTTACACCGTTGTGGCTGTTTCATGCTGTGATAGCTCGTGGTAGATTCTCGTTACCTGCTCCTTCTATGCCTCATGATCGGCAT TGGGCTCCTTTTCATTCAGTAATGGCGACTCCACTCCTTGTTGCGTTTGAGATTCTCCTCTGTGTTCATCTTGAAGATCAATATG TTGTTGATTTGAAGATTGTCTTCTTACCTTTGCTTGCATTCGAGGTAGCGATTTTGGTAGATAATGTCAG AATGTGTAGGACACTCATGCCTGGAGATGAAGAAACTATGAGTGATGAAGCCATCTGGGAAACACTCCCt CACTTTTGGGTTTCCATATCTATGGTTTTCTTCATCGCCGCCACAACCTTCACTCTCCTTAAACTATGTG GTGATGTAGCTGCGTTGGGATGGTGGGACTTATTTATAAACTTCGg AATAGCAGAGTGCTTTGCGTTTCTCGTTTGCACAAAATGGAGCAACCAGTCAATCCACAGGTACACACACGTACCGGAACCTAGCTCATCTTCGATGGCTGTAAGATATCTTGACTGGAACAGAGGTTTAGTCGTGACCGCCGACGAAGAGAATCAGCAGAGTAATAGAATCTGCGGTCTCCAAGACATCGGTGGACATGTAATGAAGATCCCTTTCGTTACTTTCCAGATCATCCTTTTCATGCGCTTAGAGGGAACGCCTCCTTCTGCCAAGAACATTCCTGTTTTAGTTCTGTTTGTGCCTTTGTTTCTGCTGCAAGGAGCTGGGGTGGTGTTTGCTACGTATAGGCTGGTGGAGAAGTCTGTCTTGTTGGTGactagtggtggtggtggttcttATGGAAGATACTTTACTGCCACGTCATCGGCTCGTGAGTTCTTGGGGTTCTTTCAACATGGTGCAAG ATTGCTTGGGTGGTGGTCTATCGATGAAGGAAGCCGAGAGGAACAAGCTAGGCTCTACTCTGGAGAAGCTACTGG ATACAACACATTCTCACCAGAGGTTGTGAAGAAGATGCCAAAGTCTGATCTAGTTGAAGAG ATATGGAGACTACAAGCTGCGTTGAGTGAGCAAACAGATATCACTACTTATAGCCAGCAAGAGTACGAGAAGCTTCAAAAC GAGAAGATTCTTTGCAGAGTTTGTTTTGAAGATCCCATCAACGTTGTTCTACTCCCTTGTAGACATCACGTCCTCTGCAG CACGTGCTGTGAGAAATGCAAGAAGTGTCCGATATGCCGTGTCCTGATTGAGGAACGCATGCCTGTATACGATGTGTAG
- the LOC108823321 gene encoding serine/threonine-protein kinase STN7, chloroplastic — MATTISPGGAYIGTPTPFLGKKLKPFSLTQTISTSKPTVNKLPRAHLIDAVHNLFLGVGVGLPCTVMECGDMIYRSTLPKSNGLTITAPGVALALTALSYLWATPGVAPGFFDMFVLAFAERLFRPTFRKDDFVLGKKLGEGSFGVVYRASLSKKRANDDGEYVVKKATEYGAVEIWMNERVRRACGSSCADFVYGFLEKSSKKGPEYWLLWKYEGESTLAGLLQSKDFPYNVETIILGKVQNLPKGLERENIIIQTIMRQLLFALDGLHSTGIVHRDVKPQNIIFSEGSRAFKIIDLGAAADLRVGINYIPKEFLLDPRYAAPEQYIMSTQTPSAPSAPVAAALSPVLWQMNLPDRFDIYSIGLIFLQMAFPSLRSDSNLIQFNRQLKRCDYDLTAWRKLVEPRAGPDLRKGFELLDLDGGIGWELLTSMVRFKARQRISAKAALAHPYFDRQGLLALSVMQNVRMQYFRATQQDYSDAANWVIQLMARSGTEKDGGFTETQLQELREKEPRKKASAQRNALASALRLKRKLVKTVAETIDEIADGRKTVWWNRWIPREE; from the exons ATGGCCACAACAATCTCTCCAGGAGGAGCTTACATCGGAACTCCCACTCCCTTCCTCGGAAAGAAACTCAAACCATTCTCCCTAACCCAAACCATCTCCACCTCCAAACCAACGGTCAACAAACTCCCTCGCGCTCACCTGATCGACGCCGTTCACAACCTCTTCCTCGGAGTCGGAGTCGGGCTCCCATGCACCGTCATGGAGTGCGGCGACATGATCTACCGCAGCACCTTACCCAAATCCAACGGCTTAACGATCACCGCGCCTGGAGTGGCCTTAGCCCTCACCGCTCTCTCCTATCTCTGGGCCACACCTGGCGTCGCTCCTGGGTTCTTCGACATGTTCGTTCTCGCCTTCGCTGAGAGACTGTTCAGGCCCACTTTCAGAAAG gatgATTTCGTGTTGGGGAAGAAACTTGGTGAGGGTTCGTTTGGTGTTGTTTATAGAGCTTCGCTGTCCAAGAAACGTGCTAATGAC GATGGTGAGTATGTGGTGAAGAAGGCGACTGAGTACGGTGCGGTGGAGATTTGGATGAACGAGAGGGTTCGTAGAGCTTGTGGGAGCAGTTGTGCTGACTTTGTTTACGGTTTTCTCGAG AAGTCTTCAAAGAAAGGACCTGAGTATTGGCTGTTATGGAAGTATGAAGGAGAATCTACACTTGCTGGTTTGCTGCAGAGTAAAGACTTCCCTTATAAT GTGGAAACTATCATCCTTGGGAAAGTTCAGAATTTGCCTAAAGGGCTGGAAAGAGAGAACATAATTATTCAGACTATCATGAGGCAGCTCTTGTTTGCGTTGGATGGTCTCCACTCAACCGGGATTGTTCATAGGGATGTTAAGCCTCAGAACATTATCTTCTCGGAAG GCTCTCGTGCGTTCAAGATTATCGATCTTGGAGCTGCTGCTGATTTGAGAGTGGGTATTAACTACATTCCAAAAGAATTTCTCCTGGATCCAAGGTATGCAGCACCTGAGCAATACATCATGAGCACCCAAACTCCATCTGCACCTTCAGCACCTGTTGCAGCTGCACTTTCCCCTGTTCTGTGGCAG ATGAATTTGCCTGATAGGTTTGATATCTATAGCATCGGCCTCATCTTCCTTCAAATG GCATTCCCATCCTTACGGTCTGACAGCAACCTCATTCAGTTCAACCGCCAGCTGAAAAGATGCGACTACGACCTAACCGCGTGGAGAAAACTAGTGGAGCCTCGTGCAGGCCCTGATCTCCGTAAAGGGTTTGAGCTACTAGACCTAGACGGAGGGATCGGATGGGAGCTTCTTACATCGATGGTCCGGTTCAAAGCAAGACAAAGAATCAGCGCAAAAGCAGCGCTCGCTCACCCGTATTTCGATAGACAAGGGTTGCTTGCGCTGTCCGTCATGCAAAACGTGAGGATGCAGTACTTCAGGGCTACGCAACAAGACTACAGCGACGCTGCAAACTGGGTGATTCAGTTGATGGCAAGGTCCGGGACGGAAAAAGATGGAGGGTTCACGGAAACGCAGCTTCAGGAACTTAGG GAGAAAGAGCCTCGAAAGAAAGCGAGTGCGCAGAGAAACGCTCTCGCATCAGCGCTTAGGCTTAAGAGGAAGCTTGTGAAAACAGTTGCGGAGACTATTGATGAGATTGCCGATGGCCGCAAGACCGTGTGGTGGAACAGGTGGATCCCCAGAGAGGAGTGA
- the LOC108826699 gene encoding small polypeptide DEVIL 5: MKTNSSSVGGTKRKMWSRGVGGVVREQKAKLYIIRRCVVMLLCWHD; encoded by the coding sequence ATGAAGACGAACAGTTCGAGCGTAGGAGGAACGAAGAGGAAGATGTGGAGCCGAGGAGTTGGAGGAGTGGTTAGAGAGCAAAAGGCTAAACTTTACATCATAAGGAGGTGTGTTGTCATGCTTCTTTGTTGGCATGACTaa
- the LOC108823730 gene encoding uncharacterized protein LOC108823730 isoform X1 yields MLVQRRVMSWRRVWKSFQAVLAHALLFSFTLLLALKLDHLLSHSWWFVFTPLWLFHAVIARGRFSLPAPSMPHDRHWAPFHSVMATPLLVAFEILLCVHLEDQYVVDLKIVFLPLLAFEVAILVDNVRYFIDIIRMCRTLMPGDEETMSDEAIWETLPHFWVSISMVFFIAATTFTLLKLCGDVAALGWWDLFINFGIAECFAFLVCTKWSNQSIHRYTHVPEPSSSSMAVRYLDWNRGLVVTADEENQQSNRICGLQDIGGHVMKIPFVTFQIILFMRLEGTPPSAKNIPVLVLFVPLFLLQGAGVVFATYRLVEKSVLLVTSGGGGSYGRYFTATSSAREFLGFFQHGARLLGWWSIDEGSREEQARLYSGEATGYNTFSPEVVKKMPKSDLVEEIWRLQAALSEQTDITTYSQQEYEKLQNEKILCRVCFEDPINVVLLPCRHHVLCSTCCEKCKKCPICRVLIEERMPVYDV; encoded by the exons atgtTGGTGCAGAGGAGAGTAATGAGCTGGAGAAGAGTTTGGAAGTCGTTTCAAGCGGTTCTTGCTCatgctcttctcttctccttcaccCTTCTTCTCGCTCTCAAGCTTGATCATCTCCTTTCTCACTCTTGGTG gtttgtATTTACACCGTTGTGGCTGTTTCATGCTGTGATAGCTCGTGGTAGATTCTCGTTACCTGCTCCTTCTATGCCTCATGATCGGCAT TGGGCTCCTTTTCATTCAGTAATGGCGACTCCACTCCTTGTTGCGTTTGAGATTCTCCTCTGTGTTCATCTTGAAGATCAATATG TTGTTGATTTGAAGATTGTCTTCTTACCTTTGCTTGCATTCGAGGTAGCGATTTTGGTAGATAATGTCAGGTATTTCATCGATATTATAAG AATGTGTAGGACACTCATGCCTGGAGATGAAGAAACTATGAGTGATGAAGCCATCTGGGAAACACTCCCt CACTTTTGGGTTTCCATATCTATGGTTTTCTTCATCGCCGCCACAACCTTCACTCTCCTTAAACTATGTG GTGATGTAGCTGCGTTGGGATGGTGGGACTTATTTATAAACTTCGg AATAGCAGAGTGCTTTGCGTTTCTCGTTTGCACAAAATGGAGCAACCAGTCAATCCACAGGTACACACACGTACCGGAACCTAGCTCATCTTCGATGGCTGTAAGATATCTTGACTGGAACAGAGGTTTAGTCGTGACCGCCGACGAAGAGAATCAGCAGAGTAATAGAATCTGCGGTCTCCAAGACATCGGTGGACATGTAATGAAGATCCCTTTCGTTACTTTCCAGATCATCCTTTTCATGCGCTTAGAGGGAACGCCTCCTTCTGCCAAGAACATTCCTGTTTTAGTTCTGTTTGTGCCTTTGTTTCTGCTGCAAGGAGCTGGGGTGGTGTTTGCTACGTATAGGCTGGTGGAGAAGTCTGTCTTGTTGGTGactagtggtggtggtggttcttATGGAAGATACTTTACTGCCACGTCATCGGCTCGTGAGTTCTTGGGGTTCTTTCAACATGGTGCAAG ATTGCTTGGGTGGTGGTCTATCGATGAAGGAAGCCGAGAGGAACAAGCTAGGCTCTACTCTGGAGAAGCTACTGG ATACAACACATTCTCACCAGAGGTTGTGAAGAAGATGCCAAAGTCTGATCTAGTTGAAGAG ATATGGAGACTACAAGCTGCGTTGAGTGAGCAAACAGATATCACTACTTATAGCCAGCAAGAGTACGAGAAGCTTCAAAAC GAGAAGATTCTTTGCAGAGTTTGTTTTGAAGATCCCATCAACGTTGTTCTACTCCCTTGTAGACATCACGTCCTCTGCAG CACGTGCTGTGAGAAATGCAAGAAGTGTCCGATATGCCGTGTCCTGATTGAGGAACGCATGCCTGTATACGATGTGTAG
- the LOC108825710 gene encoding peroxidase 11, which produces MKLLLVIFIIHAIFIPCFSFDVPGKDLPLTLDYYKSTCPTVFDVIKKEMECIVKEDPRNAAIIIRLHFHDCFVQGCDASVLLDETETLQGEKKASPNINSLKGYQLVDRIKNIIESECPGVVSCADLLTISARDATILVGGPYWDVPVGRKDSKTASYELATTNLPTPEEGLVSIISKFYYQGLSVDDMVALVGAHTIGKAQCRNFRSRIYGDFRATSALNPVSETYLASLRELCPERSGEGDSNVTAMDNVTPNLFDNSIYHTLLRGEGLLNSDQEMYTSMFGIQTRRIVSKYAEDTVAFFEQFSKSMVKMGNILNSKSLVDGEVRRNCRFVNT; this is translated from the exons ATGAAACTCCTCCTTGTGATCTTTATCATTCATGCAATATTTATCCCATGCTTTTCCTTTGATGTGCCGGGAAAGGATCTTCCATTAACCCTAGATTATTACAAGTCTACTTGCCCCACCGTATTTGACGTCATCAAGAAAGAAATGGAATGCATAGTGAAGGAAGATCCTAGAAATGCCGCCATAATTATTCGTTTACACTTCCACGACTGCTTTGTCCAA GGATGCGATGCATCGGTGTTACTAGACGAAACAGAGACACTACAGGGAGAGAAGAAAGCCTCTCCCAACATAAATTCATTGAAAGGATACCAACTTGTAGACAGAATCAAGAACATAATCGAATCAGAATGTCCTGGAGTCGTTTCCTGCGCTGATCTTCTCACTATTTCTGCTAGAGATGCTACAATCCTG GTTGGTGGGCCTTACTGGGACGTTCCGGTCGGGAGAAAAGATTCAAAAACAGCAAGCTATGAGCTCGCGACAACGAACCTTCCAACTCCCGAAGAAGGTTTAGTCAGCATCATCTCTAAATTCTACTACCAGGGTCTCTCTGTTGATGACATGGTCGCTCTTGTCG GAGCTCACACGATCGGGAAGGCACAATGCAGGAACTTCCGTTCACGGATCTACGGTGATTTTCGGGCGACGTCAGCCCTGAATCCTGTGTCGGAGACGTACCTGGCGAGCCTCCGAGAGTTGTGTCCGGAGAGGAGCGGAGAAGGTGACAGCAACGTGACGGCGATGGACAATGTGACGCCGAATCTCTTCGACAACTCGATCTACCACACGCTGCTGAGAGGAGAAGGGTTGCTGAACTCGGACCAGGAGATGTACACGAGCATGTTCGGTATACAGACGCGGCGGATAGTGAGCAAGTACGCGGAGGATACGGTTGCTTTCTTCGAGCAGTTCTCTAAGTCGATGGTGAAGATGGGGAACATTTTGAACTCTAAGAGCTTGGTCGATGGTGAAGTACGAAGAAACTGCAGATTCGTTAATACATGA